One Brassica napus cultivar Da-Ae chromosome C4, Da-Ae, whole genome shotgun sequence genomic region harbors:
- the LOC106431378 gene encoding protein SHI RELATED SEQUENCE 6, whose amino-acid sequence MLGLRNIILLPPPSQITHPSVEDNNNNKARNSNVEEKVCRDCGNRAKKECLFERCRTCCKSRGYKCATHVKSTWIPSHHHRSPSSSSDRNRNKKLKIDSSDKPSVLIVPTTTSRRQERSFKEGLPGKIEAPAVFKRTRVTAISNEEQSEIGYQATVTIHGHVFRGFLHYHGVDHNKAFPCLSKK is encoded by the exons ATGCTAGGCCTAAGAAACATCATCCTCTTACCACCACCGTCTCAGATTACTCACCCCTCGGTGGaagataacaacaacaacaaggcAAGGAACAGTAATGTTGAAGAGAAAGTGTGCAGAGACTGTGGAAACAGAGCGAAGAAAGAGTGTTTGTTCGAAAGGTGTAGAACTTGCTGCAAAAGCAGAGGATACAAATGTGCTACTCACGTGAAGAGCACGTGGATCCCTTCTCATCATCATCgctctccttcttcctcttccgaCAGGAACAGAAATAAAAAGCTCAAAATCGATTCTTCCGACAAACCCAGCGTCCTGATCGTTCCGACAACCACTTCTCGCCGTCAag AGAGAAGCTTCAAAGAAGGGTTACCGGGAAAGATCGAAGCTCCGGCCGTTTTCAAACGGACGAGGGTAACAGCGATAAGCAACGAAGAACAATCAGAGATCGGTTATCAAGCGACTGTAACCATACATGGTCATGTCTTCAGAGGCTTTCTTCATTACCATGGTGTTGATCACAACAAAGCCTTTCCATGTCTTTCTAAAAAGTAG